The sequence AAGAGTAGAGAGAAATGCCTCACGATCTGATAGAATATTACGCAGTATTACCTGCTCTGTAAGATCTATACCAACACCAACAAGGCCAGAGATCACACCTTTCGAATCTTTCACCGGTTGACGACGGAAAAAAATACTTCTTGTATCACCAGATGCGGTTTTGATTTCTTCAAGGTTTTCAAGGTGAGGAATGCCATGTTTAAAAATCAGATCTTCATACCTGCTAAACGATTCTGCAAGGCTTTGGTTGAATAGGTCATAATCTGATCTTCCAGTGATCTCTGCGGCCTTTTTCCCGGAAATTTCTTCAAATAACTGATTAACATGCAAAAATTTTCTTTCTGCATCTTTCATATAGACAATGCCCGGTACAGTAGCAAGCATTGTCGTCAGGATCTGGTTACTTAAAGTAATTTCGTCGGTCTTTTGTTTCAAACTAATGTGGGTTTTAATCCGTGCGAGCATCTCTCTCGTATCAAACGGCTTTGTCAGATAATCTCCTGCACCAAGCCGGAATGCAAGTTCCTTATCCTGAACAAGACCAAGGGCAGTAACCATAATGATTGGAATATGGTTATATTGAGGATCAGCTTTGAGCATTCGTAACAGATCAAATCCTGACTGACCTGGCATAATGACATCAAGGAGGATGAGATCCATGTCCGGAGTATCATGCAGAACATTCAATGCTTTGTCAACATCTTCTGCGTCATGGACTGTATATCCCTCCATTGAGAGCCGGTTTGTTAAATAATCCCGGATTCCGGGATCATCATCAACCACCAGGAGCCTGGTATCCGATGCCACCATGTATCATAACTCTTCGTGAAAGATTATAATTCAGAAGGGTTTAGTTTTATAATTTATTGGAATTATATACAGTGACGGTCAAGCTCTTCATTGCATAAT comes from Methanospirillum hungatei and encodes:
- a CDS encoding response regulator, which encodes MVASDTRLLVVDDDPGIRDYLTNRLSMEGYTVHDAEDVDKALNVLHDTPDMDLILLDVIMPGQSGFDLLRMLKADPQYNHIPIIMVTALGLVQDKELAFRLGAGDYLTKPFDTREMLARIKTHISLKQKTDEITLSNQILTTMLATVPGIVYMKDAERKFLHVNQLFEEISGKKAAEITGRSDYDLFNQSLAESFSRYEDLIFKHGIPHLENLEEIKTASGDTRSIFFRRQPVKDSKGVISGLVGVGIDLTEQVILRNILSDREAFLSTLVNTFPARIWAINTDNLFTQQNSAHIERWGNLIGKCIDDIPTDEGVKEDWKNRCKTALTGKKSLSLLPEEPGVKGSAFLSWTLPISQNDDIIGVLGITMEIPDGMIHEIVALEKDRGE